From a single Desulfobaccales bacterium genomic region:
- a CDS encoding MFS transporter, whose amino-acid sequence MPIQSSPNLTARMKMLVVFVLYFAEGVPFGFVYTTLAYFLRSRGVPLEQIGILSLLGLAWSLKVLWSPLADRFGTRAAWLVPAQVLVILSMLGLAHLASAPVTLAFWVLVGVLCLASATQDLAVDAYTIDLLDTEELGMANGIRIGAYRVGLIAAGGGVLILSDLVGWSATFVGVAIIMAALTLTVIVFSPFHMARPEIARAQKGKGFSQIKESVRGLMSHPHMGAIIIFILTYKAGDAFLGAMVSPFWRDMGFSGTQFGVASITVGKIPAIVGGFLGGAITARWGISRALWVLGIFQACSILGYWAAALPGTWHYTIYLATLGESLAGQMGSAAFMAFLMCLCDKRFSASHYAFLSMLFGLSGRLCGYIGGWAAAYLGYATFFFLSFLLAWPAFALLPRILPVIRKIEGRE is encoded by the coding sequence ATGCCCATTCAGTCCAGCCCCAACCTTACCGCCCGCATGAAAATGCTGGTGGTTTTCGTATTGTACTTCGCCGAAGGAGTGCCCTTCGGGTTTGTCTATACCACCCTGGCCTACTTCCTCCGCAGCCGGGGGGTGCCCCTGGAGCAAATTGGCATCTTAAGCCTCCTGGGGCTGGCCTGGAGCCTTAAGGTCCTTTGGAGTCCGCTGGCGGACCGCTTCGGGACCCGGGCCGCCTGGCTGGTGCCGGCTCAAGTTCTGGTCATCCTCAGCATGTTGGGCCTGGCCCACCTGGCCAGCGCCCCGGTGACCCTGGCCTTCTGGGTCCTGGTGGGGGTCCTCTGCCTGGCCTCGGCCACCCAGGATCTGGCGGTGGACGCCTACACCATTGACCTGTTAGATACCGAGGAACTGGGCATGGCCAACGGTATCCGCATCGGGGCCTACCGGGTGGGCCTCATCGCGGCCGGGGGCGGGGTGCTGATCCTGAGCGATCTGGTGGGCTGGAGCGCCACCTTCGTGGGGGTCGCCATCATCATGGCCGCCCTGACCCTCACCGTCATCGTCTTCAGCCCCTTTCATATGGCCCGGCCGGAAATCGCCCGAGCCCAAAAGGGCAAGGGCTTCAGTCAGATCAAAGAGTCGGTGCGCGGCTTGATGAGCCATCCCCATATGGGGGCCATCATTATCTTCATCCTGACTTACAAGGCGGGGGACGCCTTCCTGGGAGCCATGGTGAGCCCCTTCTGGCGGGACATGGGTTTTTCCGGGACCCAGTTCGGGGTGGCCTCCATCACCGTGGGGAAGATTCCGGCCATCGTCGGCGGGTTTCTGGGGGGCGCCATCACCGCGCGCTGGGGCATCAGCCGGGCCTTGTGGGTTCTGGGCATCTTCCAGGCCTGCTCCATTTTAGGCTATTGGGCCGCGGCCTTGCCGGGCACCTGGCATTACACGATTTACCTGGCCACCCTGGGAGAAAGCCTGGCCGGCCAGATGGGCTCCGCGGCGTTTATGGCCTTCCTCATGTGCCTGTGCGACAAGCGCTTCAGCGCTTCCCACTACGCTTTCCTGTCGATGCTCTTTGGGCTGAGCGGCCGCCTCTGCGGCTATATCGGGGGCTGGGCCGCGGCCTATCTCGGCTACGCCACGTTTTTCTTCCTGAGTTTCTTGCTCGCCTGGCCTGCCTTCGCCTTGCTTCCGCGGATACTGCCGGTGATACGCAAGATCGAAGGGCGAGAGTGA
- a CDS encoding VTT domain-containing protein — protein sequence MAEIQESPPQGSDRVTASVMEVKADLTAGITEYLGFGPSMDNRKEYLLFLAAAILVSLGILSALGYIYLWPYAKPYYAIISDKEKISGLFKAAGNWAPIVYILLEVAQVLTIFWPVPWEIAGGYLFGLPLGMFYSMVGLTTGAVSAFLLGRWLEKTYLRRIIDPEKLQRFRRRMRREGALAAFIIFLVPGVPKDFVSYVLGITSLSLKFFVVAAALFRLPSTFLLTLQGVEVAKGNYWISVGLLGCNYLLALLIYRYREYLYQWIKAWNLEEL from the coding sequence ATGGCTGAGATCCAAGAATCGCCACCGCAGGGTTCGGACCGTGTCACCGCCAGCGTTATGGAGGTTAAAGCTGACCTGACCGCCGGGATCACCGAATACCTGGGATTCGGTCCCTCCATGGACAACCGGAAGGAGTACCTGCTCTTCCTGGCGGCTGCCATCCTGGTTTCTCTGGGAATTCTCTCGGCCTTGGGGTACATTTACCTGTGGCCGTATGCGAAACCCTACTACGCCATCATTTCCGATAAGGAAAAGATCAGCGGCCTATTCAAGGCAGCGGGGAATTGGGCGCCTATCGTCTATATCCTGCTTGAAGTTGCCCAGGTGCTCACTATATTCTGGCCGGTGCCGTGGGAAATAGCCGGGGGCTACCTGTTCGGATTGCCTTTGGGGATGTTTTATTCCATGGTGGGACTCACGACGGGAGCGGTGTCGGCCTTTCTTTTGGGGCGCTGGCTGGAAAAAACCTATCTGCGCCGCATTATCGATCCCGAGAAGTTACAGCGTTTTCGTAGACGCATGAGGCGGGAAGGGGCCCTGGCGGCTTTCATAATTTTTTTAGTCCCTGGAGTGCCTAAGGATTTTGTCAGCTACGTGTTGGGCATTACCTCGTTATCATTGAAATTTTTTGTCGTGGCCGCCGCGCTCTTCCGGTTGCCCAGCACGTTCCTCCTTACCCTGCAGGGGGTCGAAGTCGCCAAAGGTAATTACTGGATTTCGGTGGGATTGCTGGGCTGCAATTATTTATTGGCGCTTTTGATATACCGCTATCGTGAGTATTTATATCAATGGATCAAAGCCTGGAATCTGGAAGAATTATAA
- a CDS encoding carbon monoxide dehydrogenase accessory protein CooC — MKIAISGKGGVGKTTLAALLINYFRLQGKKVLAVDADPDANLALALGVSDPENLTPLSQMKEMIAERTDSKPGSMGGFFKMNPKVDDIPEKYARQIDGIKLIVMGGVKKGGSGCICPESVLLRTLVTHMVLLRDEVVVMDMEAGIEHLGRATAQGVDWLIIVVEPGRRSIETAMHVKELAKDLGLKKVAVVGSKIRSASDEEFLKKNLPDFPILGFIPFDNKIVEADLEGRPPYEAVPALAEVAKEIAENLTK; from the coding sequence ATGAAAATCGCCATCAGCGGCAAAGGCGGGGTGGGGAAAACCACTCTGGCGGCCCTTTTGATCAATTATTTCCGTTTGCAGGGTAAGAAGGTGTTGGCCGTGGACGCCGACCCCGACGCCAACCTGGCCCTGGCCTTGGGTGTATCCGACCCCGAAAACCTCACCCCCTTGAGCCAGATGAAGGAGATGATCGCGGAACGCACCGATTCCAAGCCCGGGTCCATGGGGGGTTTCTTTAAGATGAATCCCAAGGTGGACGACATCCCGGAGAAATATGCACGTCAGATAGATGGCATCAAACTCATTGTTATGGGGGGTGTTAAAAAAGGCGGCAGCGGTTGCATCTGCCCCGAAAGCGTTTTGCTGCGTACCCTGGTGACCCATATGGTCCTGCTTCGGGATGAGGTTGTGGTCATGGACATGGAGGCGGGCATCGAACATCTCGGACGGGCAACGGCGCAAGGAGTAGATTGGCTCATTATCGTGGTGGAGCCGGGACGCCGCAGCATTGAAACTGCAATGCACGTCAAAGAATTAGCCAAGGATTTGGGACTTAAGAAGGTGGCGGTGGTGGGCAGCAAGATCAGAAGCGCCTCCGACGAGGAGTTTCTCAAAAAGAACCTGCCGGATTTCCCCATCCTGGGGTTCATCCCGTTTGACAACAAGATCGTCGAAGCCGACCTGGAAGGGCGGCCGCCGTATGAGGCGGTCCCGGCCCTGGCGGAAGTGGCCAAAGAAATTGCCGAGAATTTGACCAAATAA
- a CDS encoding RsmE family RNA methyltransferase, translating into MRRFYAHPRQFSQGIVTLDQEETQHLARVLRLGVGARVEVCDGQGGNFVARVATLESRGATLRILEKLAPWGESPLPLVLGIGLAKGEALDEVIRQATAMGVNLIFPFISERSERLPPERVEQRRERWQRLARESVKSCQRSLLPRIEPPQDFTTALQGPEECKLIFWEEERGGGLNSFLKRPRPKDVRILIGPEGGFSGTEADQARAAGFHVASLGPRRLKVATAALAAVTILQFAWGDLV; encoded by the coding sequence ATGCGCCGTTTCTACGCCCATCCCCGTCAATTTTCCCAGGGCATTGTGACCCTGGACCAGGAAGAGACCCAGCATCTGGCCCGGGTCCTGCGTCTGGGGGTGGGGGCCCGGGTGGAGGTCTGCGACGGCCAGGGAGGGAATTTTGTCGCCAGGGTTGCTACCCTGGAAAGTCGGGGGGCTACGCTCCGCATCTTGGAAAAACTGGCCCCCTGGGGCGAGTCGCCCTTACCCCTGGTCTTGGGGATCGGCCTGGCCAAGGGGGAAGCCCTGGACGAGGTTATCCGCCAGGCCACTGCAATGGGGGTGAACCTGATTTTTCCTTTCATTTCGGAGCGCTCCGAACGGCTTCCACCGGAGCGGGTGGAGCAGCGGCGGGAGCGCTGGCAACGCCTGGCCCGGGAAAGCGTTAAATCTTGTCAGCGCTCGCTTCTGCCGCGCATCGAGCCACCCCAGGATTTTACCACCGCTTTACAAGGGCCGGAGGAATGCAAACTAATCTTCTGGGAAGAAGAGCGGGGCGGCGGTCTCAATTCCTTTCTGAAGCGGCCCCGGCCCAAAGACGTCCGCATTCTCATCGGGCCGGAAGGCGGTTTTTCTGGCACCGAAGCGGACCAGGCCCGGGCCGCGGGTTTTCACGTAGCCAGTCTGGGACCCCGCCGCCTTAAGGTGGCCACCGCGGCGTTGGCCGCCGTCACCATTCTGCAATTCGCCTGGGGAGACCTGGTTTGA
- a CDS encoding PaaI family thioesterase produces the protein MKVNIEPLAPELEAGIRKRLAANPFIKFVGIEVPQLGKGYARFLLPFKPDLANSIGLMQGGVIAALADEAVAFALYSLVPEGEMINTVEMKINFLGAVKEGDVTAEAHIAKRGRTISLGEFEVRQADRLVAKGLCTYIHLAKR, from the coding sequence ATGAAAGTGAACATCGAACCCTTAGCCCCGGAGTTGGAAGCCGGCATCCGCAAGCGGCTGGCGGCCAACCCTTTTATTAAGTTTGTTGGGATCGAGGTGCCCCAGTTGGGCAAGGGCTACGCCCGTTTCCTGCTGCCCTTCAAACCCGATTTGGCCAATTCCATCGGCCTAATGCAAGGGGGGGTCATCGCCGCCCTGGCGGATGAAGCCGTGGCCTTCGCCCTCTATAGCCTGGTGCCTGAGGGAGAGATGATCAACACCGTAGAGATGAAGATCAACTTCCTGGGCGCGGTGAAGGAAGGGGACGTGACCGCCGAGGCCCATATCGCCAAACGGGGCCGCACCATCTCCCTGGGGGAATTCGAAGTGCGCCAGGCCGACCGCCTGGTGGCCAAGGGGCTGTGCACCTATATCCACTTGGCCAAGAGATAG
- a CDS encoding SGNH/GDSL hydrolase family protein, whose product MDPRIRLFWAGVLCIGMILISGCGSLVTARSSTLLGISNPGYPHNTDYLEYQKGRLTKAQLVERLPHVAMIGDSLSRDFYVSSMVSMIWRSKMHHRCNWFLDTDPSANSAYSLYERLAQETPVAACEYSSVGGWVDSGESRKRFLGSWFVFSFSQQVDLILAEKRFPDLVLLWIGHNNLRWTRSVDPHRPEEIEAGLQKMAANFRKDYEQQLGRLVERAWEQKERRAIIVFGLVNMKSFFEARDAAEQLRKKNPKLYPYFDVVLQRFESTKPEYRDNMVKLALMYNEELRAMVGDFNRKLGGDSPVRLEYSDALATVDFSDVEVLQPIDAWHPSAKAHNMLAQAGFGALRPSLNFLGIVPLQKNADLR is encoded by the coding sequence ATGGATCCAAGAATCAGGCTGTTTTGGGCCGGGGTGCTTTGTATCGGGATGATCTTGATCTCGGGGTGCGGCTCCCTCGTCACCGCCCGATCGAGTACCTTGCTGGGAATTTCCAATCCTGGTTATCCGCACAACACGGATTATCTGGAGTATCAGAAAGGGCGCCTCACGAAAGCGCAACTGGTGGAACGCCTGCCCCATGTTGCGATGATCGGCGACAGTCTGAGCCGGGATTTTTATGTGTCCTCCATGGTCAGCATGATATGGCGTTCCAAGATGCACCATCGTTGCAACTGGTTTCTCGACACCGACCCGTCCGCCAACAGCGCCTACAGCCTTTATGAGCGGCTTGCCCAGGAAACGCCTGTGGCGGCCTGTGAATATTCGAGCGTGGGAGGATGGGTTGATTCGGGGGAAAGCAGGAAACGCTTTCTCGGGTCCTGGTTTGTCTTCAGTTTCTCCCAACAGGTGGATTTGATTTTAGCGGAGAAACGATTCCCGGATTTGGTGTTGCTCTGGATCGGGCACAACAACTTGCGCTGGACGCGCTCGGTGGATCCCCACCGGCCGGAGGAGATCGAAGCCGGGTTGCAAAAAATGGCCGCCAATTTTCGCAAGGACTATGAGCAACAGCTTGGCCGCCTGGTGGAACGGGCCTGGGAGCAAAAAGAACGGCGGGCCATCATCGTCTTCGGCCTCGTAAATATGAAGAGTTTTTTCGAAGCCCGGGACGCGGCGGAGCAACTCCGGAAAAAGAATCCGAAGCTCTATCCCTATTTTGATGTGGTTCTTCAGCGCTTCGAGTCCACGAAACCGGAGTATCGGGACAATATGGTGAAGCTCGCCCTGATGTACAACGAGGAGCTGCGCGCCATGGTTGGTGATTTCAACCGGAAATTGGGCGGCGATTCACCGGTGCGCCTCGAGTACTCGGACGCCCTGGCGACCGTTGATTTCAGCGACGTGGAAGTGCTTCAACCAATTGACGCCTGGCATCCTTCTGCCAAAGCACACAACATGCTCGCTCAGGCCGGGTTTGGCGCCCTGCGCCCCAGCCTGAATTTCCTTGGAATCGTGCCGCTCCAGAAAAATGCTGATTTAAGGTAA
- a CDS encoding methyltransferase, protein MALDPKGGFDQIMSMARGFQASKMLMVAVDLGLFDFLEDPRSAVEIAAWLKADARTTGIFLNGLAALGLLVKGVDYFKNGELASRYLVQSGEDYRGAIIKHMEHTWGRGWDDLKETVLVGHPPEVDPEKWVDSRPQRNETEVRAFIWGMHAIARDLAPTVAAKLDLKAVRHLLDLGGGPATYAITFAQANPGLTATVFDLPLPLEIARENIAKNNLTDRVQTLAGNFLEDDIGTGYDFIWVSQILHSHDERQCKLIIAKAVAALTSGGRLAIQDFYLNPDGASPTGAAMFGVHMLAVTPRGRAYTYGEVAEWMQEAGLAKPEYIQSGMDASMLVAKKT, encoded by the coding sequence ATGGCATTGGATCCGAAAGGTGGTTTTGACCAAATCATGTCCATGGCCCGGGGATTTCAGGCCTCCAAAATGCTCATGGTGGCTGTGGACTTGGGCCTGTTTGATTTTCTGGAAGACCCGAGGAGCGCCGTGGAAATCGCAGCCTGGCTTAAGGCGGATGCCCGGACTACTGGCATCTTCTTGAATGGCCTGGCGGCCCTGGGTCTTCTGGTCAAAGGGGTAGATTATTTTAAGAATGGCGAGTTGGCGTCCCGCTATCTGGTCCAGAGCGGGGAAGACTACCGAGGGGCCATCATCAAGCACATGGAACACACCTGGGGACGGGGTTGGGACGACCTCAAAGAGACCGTGCTGGTGGGCCACCCGCCGGAGGTGGACCCGGAAAAGTGGGTGGACTCCCGCCCCCAACGGAACGAAACGGAGGTCCGGGCTTTCATTTGGGGTATGCACGCCATTGCCCGGGACCTGGCCCCCACCGTTGCGGCCAAACTGGATCTAAAGGCCGTACGCCACCTCCTGGATCTCGGAGGCGGCCCGGCCACTTATGCCATCACCTTTGCCCAGGCCAACCCTGGGCTTACCGCTACTGTCTTCGACCTGCCTCTGCCCCTGGAGATTGCCAGGGAAAACATCGCCAAGAACAACCTGACGGACCGGGTGCAGACCCTGGCGGGCAACTTCCTTGAGGATGACATCGGCACGGGCTACGATTTCATCTGGGTCTCCCAGATCCTCCATAGCCATGACGAGAGGCAGTGCAAGCTCATCATCGCCAAGGCGGTGGCGGCCCTTACCTCCGGAGGCCGGTTAGCCATACAGGATTTCTATCTCAACCCCGATGGGGCCAGCCCCACGGGCGCCGCTATGTTCGGGGTGCACATGCTGGCGGTCACCCCCCGGGGCCGGGCCTATACCTATGGCGAGGTGGCGGAATGGATGCAGGAGGCGGGTCTGGCGAAACCCGAGTACATCCAAAGCGGCATGGACGCCAGCATGTTGGTGGCGAAGAAGACGTAA
- a CDS encoding 50S ribosomal protein L11 methyltransferase codes for MAQETWIEVRVLVPARMQEEASLYLTDFTGRGVIIEEENVPAGGVVIRGYFRPEEYGAWQRQELQDYLKRLSNYELYPLGLEIRQVAEEDWAEAWKAHFKPVKLTNHLVVRPPWEEYAAQPGETVIIIYPGMAFGTGRHSSTLLCLQALEQVWDQGLPSSGNPWQVLDVGTGTGILALAAARLGAEVVAIDLDPEAVAAALENVRLNNLMDRIWVEGTPLTSLRQRFALIMANITAPDLLQLAEAITGRMLSEGILIISGFLAEDVPALENRYQGLGLHKTGFLTVDDWGALIFRRP; via the coding sequence ATGGCTCAAGAAACCTGGATTGAAGTGCGCGTGCTGGTGCCGGCGCGGATGCAGGAGGAGGCCTCCTTGTATCTTACGGATTTTACCGGGCGCGGCGTGATCATCGAGGAAGAGAACGTCCCGGCTGGCGGCGTGGTCATCCGGGGCTATTTTCGGCCGGAAGAGTATGGCGCCTGGCAGCGTCAGGAGTTGCAGGACTATCTGAAGCGCCTGAGTAATTACGAGCTTTATCCTCTGGGCCTGGAAATTCGCCAGGTGGCGGAGGAGGACTGGGCCGAAGCCTGGAAGGCGCATTTTAAACCCGTGAAGCTAACGAACCATCTGGTCGTCCGGCCGCCTTGGGAGGAGTACGCCGCCCAACCGGGAGAGACGGTTATCATCATTTATCCTGGCATGGCCTTCGGTACCGGTCGCCACTCCAGCACTCTTTTGTGTCTCCAGGCTCTGGAGCAGGTGTGGGACCAGGGCCTGCCAAGCTCCGGCAACCCCTGGCAGGTGTTGGACGTGGGCACCGGCACCGGAATTTTGGCTCTGGCTGCGGCCCGCTTGGGCGCCGAAGTGGTGGCCATCGACCTGGACCCGGAAGCCGTGGCCGCAGCCTTGGAAAACGTGCGCCTGAACAACCTCATGGACCGGATATGGGTGGAGGGCACTCCCCTTACTTCTTTGCGGCAGCGCTTCGCCCTCATAATGGCCAACATAACTGCGCCGGATTTGCTGCAGTTGGCCGAAGCCATCACCGGCAGGATGTTGAGCGAGGGAATTCTCATCATCTCCGGCTTCCTGGCCGAAGATGTCCCCGCCCTGGAAAACCGCTACCAGGGGCTGGGTTTGCACAAGACTGGATTTCTCACCGTTGATGATTGGGGCGCCCTGATTTTTCGGCGGCCATAG
- a CDS encoding TIGR01212 family radical SAM protein (This family includes YhcC from E. coli K-12, an uncharacterized radical SAM protein.), translating into MGGDLPYRDLNSYLKGRFGERVQKITLDAGLTCPNRDGRIGTGGCLYCNARGSGTGAWDRGQSITAQMQMGIVRLARRYGAAKFIAYFQSFSNTYAPIAKLRKLYDEALAFPQAVGLSLGTRPDCLADDVLDLLAGYARDRLVWLELGLQSAHDATLQRINRGHDVACFTAAATRAAARGLEVVAHVILGLPGEGPQEMAATAAYLGRLPLHGAKIHLLYVVNESGLASLCQSGDYVCLTEDQYIQRVVDFIERLPAHLVIHRLTGDPHPEELVAPAWCLDKPRVLQRLRDEFDRRGTRQGSYFVK; encoded by the coding sequence ATGGGCGGCGACCTGCCCTACCGGGATCTCAATTCTTACCTGAAGGGACGGTTCGGCGAGCGGGTGCAGAAAATCACCCTGGATGCTGGGCTGACCTGCCCCAACCGGGACGGCCGCATCGGCACCGGGGGCTGCCTCTACTGTAATGCCCGGGGCTCCGGCACCGGCGCCTGGGACCGGGGGCAGAGCATCACGGCCCAAATGCAGATGGGCATCGTTAGGCTGGCCCGGCGCTATGGGGCCGCGAAGTTTATCGCCTATTTTCAAAGTTTTTCCAATACTTATGCCCCCATCGCCAAGCTCCGGAAACTCTATGACGAAGCTTTAGCCTTTCCCCAAGCGGTGGGACTGAGCCTCGGCACCCGCCCGGATTGCCTGGCCGATGACGTCCTTGATCTCTTGGCCGGTTATGCCCGGGATCGGCTGGTCTGGCTGGAACTGGGGCTGCAATCCGCCCATGACGCCACCTTGCAGCGGATCAACCGGGGGCATGACGTGGCCTGTTTCACCGCGGCGGCCACTCGAGCCGCAGCCCGGGGTTTGGAGGTTGTCGCTCATGTGATCCTGGGGTTGCCCGGAGAGGGACCCCAAGAAATGGCGGCCACCGCTGCATATTTGGGCCGTCTCCCATTGCATGGCGCAAAAATACATTTACTTTATGTTGTAAATGAATCAGGACTGGCCAGTCTCTGCCAGTCGGGGGATTATGTCTGCCTCACCGAAGACCAGTATATCCAGCGGGTGGTGGATTTCATCGAGCGATTGCCTGCTCACCTGGTGATTCACCGGCTCACCGGCGACCCCCACCCCGAAGAACTGGTGGCCCCGGCCTGGTGCCTGGACAAACCTCGGGTACTGCAACGCCTCCGGGACGAATTTGACCGCCGGGGTACTCGCCAGGGGAGTTATTTTGTCAAATAA
- a CDS encoding SagB/ThcOx family dehydrogenase has protein sequence MKIVTCLLMAVWFTLVNLAPGFGAEAIKLPAPAKKGTVSVEEALEGRRSNRQFANRPLELAQISQMLWAADGINNPQGKKTAPAARAAYAVELYVVVGERGVTNLAPGVYHYLAADNALDPVAQGEFRAGVAKACNSQAWIEKAPVIVVITGDYARCAAKNGEQKAPMYTHMESGFVAQNLFLQVGALGLGAGIAGGFNDKALAQTLKLPQNDVPLLVMPVGYK, from the coding sequence ATGAAAATCGTGACTTGTCTATTAATGGCCGTATGGTTTACACTGGTCAACCTGGCCCCGGGGTTCGGGGCGGAGGCCATTAAACTGCCGGCTCCGGCCAAAAAGGGCACCGTGTCGGTGGAGGAGGCCCTCGAGGGCCGACGTTCCAATCGGCAGTTTGCCAATCGGCCGCTAGAACTGGCGCAAATCTCGCAAATGCTCTGGGCCGCGGACGGTATTAATAATCCCCAGGGCAAAAAGACCGCGCCTGCGGCCCGGGCCGCTTATGCCGTCGAACTCTATGTGGTGGTGGGCGAGCGGGGCGTGACCAACCTGGCCCCGGGCGTTTACCATTACCTGGCGGCGGATAATGCCCTGGACCCGGTAGCCCAAGGCGAATTCCGTGCGGGTGTGGCCAAGGCCTGTAATTCCCAGGCCTGGATAGAGAAAGCCCCGGTGATTGTGGTGATTACCGGGGATTATGCCCGTTGCGCCGCGAAAAATGGTGAACAAAAGGCCCCGATGTACACCCACATGGAGTCTGGTTTTGTGGCTCAAAACCTGTTTCTTCAGGTAGGGGCCCTGGGACTGGGGGCTGGGATCGCCGGGGGGTTCAATGACAAGGCCCTGGCCCAGACCCTGAAACTTCCCCAGAACGACGTCCCGCTTCTGGTGATGCCAGTGGGGTATAAATAG
- a CDS encoding TVP38/TMEM64 family protein produces the protein MTEESTGISSAKNRSWFWGLLALALLGLVLLFLGFHYRSYLWGQLCHFLGICTNKEWIKSTLKAAGPLAPLFFILIQALQVVLAPVPGEATGFIGGYLFGAPLGLLYSTLGLTLGSILAFLAARWLEEHYIKRWIPAEILQKFDFLMERQGALISFILFLLPGFPKDYLCFVLGLSRMPFKLFILICTVGRIPGTLLLNLQGAQVYKGNYYSTLAILGLCLVLIGVLAYYREAVYRWIRHFDHPDQPASDQK, from the coding sequence GTGACGGAAGAGAGTACCGGAATATCCTCGGCGAAGAACCGCTCGTGGTTCTGGGGATTGCTGGCCCTGGCCCTTCTGGGCTTGGTGCTGTTGTTTTTGGGTTTCCATTATCGCAGTTACCTGTGGGGTCAGTTGTGCCATTTCCTTGGCATCTGTACCAACAAAGAGTGGATCAAGTCCACCCTCAAGGCCGCAGGACCTCTGGCGCCTCTTTTCTTCATCCTAATCCAGGCCCTCCAGGTGGTTTTAGCCCCTGTGCCCGGCGAAGCCACCGGCTTCATCGGCGGCTATCTTTTCGGCGCGCCCCTGGGGTTGTTGTACTCCACCCTTGGATTAACCCTGGGTTCGATCCTGGCATTTCTCGCGGCCCGCTGGCTGGAGGAGCATTACATAAAGCGGTGGATTCCCGCGGAAATCCTCCAGAAGTTCGATTTTTTGATGGAGCGCCAAGGAGCCCTGATCTCGTTTATCCTGTTTCTCCTGCCCGGCTTTCCCAAGGATTACCTCTGCTTCGTCCTAGGCTTGAGCCGCATGCCGTTTAAGTTATTCATCCTGATCTGCACGGTCGGCAGGATTCCCGGCACCCTGCTGTTGAACCTCCAGGGTGCCCAGGTCTATAAAGGCAACTATTACAGCACCCTGGCCATCCTGGGACTCTGTTTGGTGCTCATTGGGGTCCTAGCTTATTACCGGGAGGCGGTGTACCGCTGGATCAGGCATTTTGATCACCCCGACCAACCGGCGTCGGATCAAAAGTAA
- a CDS encoding TIGR01777 family oxidoreductase, which translates to MKVFMTGGTGFVGTYLARELAQAGHTITILTRRDRPPSPGQPGISFLTGDPTQEGPWMAAVPEHDWIINLAGASIFNRWTEALKKEIMESRVRTTRNLVTALAEGDLHQLFCSTSAVGYYGPRGEEELTEDSPSDAGFLGEVSRNWEAEALKAQGLGIRVVITRFGIILGKDGGALGQMVPMFRKFLGGPIGSGVQWFSWMHQQDQVRAFQFIREHPEISGPVNFTAPNPVRNRELTKALGRVLSRPAFVTAPGFMIRLIMGEFGDTLLTGQKVFPKRLLDAGFKFNFPDIDAALEDLLG; encoded by the coding sequence ATGAAAGTGTTTATGACCGGCGGTACGGGCTTTGTGGGCACCTATCTGGCCCGGGAATTGGCCCAGGCGGGCCACACCATCACCATCCTCACCCGCCGGGATCGTCCCCCCTCCCCCGGCCAACCCGGCATCAGTTTTCTTACAGGCGACCCCACTCAAGAGGGGCCTTGGATGGCGGCGGTGCCGGAGCATGACTGGATTATTAATTTGGCGGGGGCTTCCATTTTTAACCGCTGGACCGAAGCCTTGAAAAAAGAGATCATGGAGAGCCGGGTCCGCACCACGCGCAACCTGGTGACCGCGTTGGCCGAAGGGGATTTGCACCAATTGTTTTGCAGTACCTCTGCCGTGGGCTACTACGGCCCCCGGGGAGAGGAGGAACTCACCGAAGACTCCCCTTCGGATGCCGGCTTTCTGGGGGAAGTGTCCCGGAACTGGGAGGCCGAAGCGTTAAAGGCTCAGGGTCTGGGGATTCGGGTAGTTATTACCCGGTTTGGCATCATCCTGGGGAAAGACGGCGGGGCCTTGGGGCAGATGGTCCCCATGTTCCGTAAGTTTCTGGGGGGGCCTATCGGCTCCGGAGTTCAGTGGTTCTCCTGGATGCACCAGCAGGATCAGGTCCGGGCTTTCCAATTCATCCGGGAGCACCCCGAAATCTCCGGCCCGGTGAATTTCACCGCGCCCAACCCGGTACGCAACCGGGAGCTGACCAAGGCCCTGGGTCGGGTCTTGAGCCGCCCCGCCTTCGTCACCGCTCCGGGATTTATGATCCGCCTGATTATGGGAGAATTCGGTGATACCCTGCTCACCGGCCAAAAGGTTTTCCCAAAGCGCTTGCTGGACGCGGGCTTTAAATTCAATTTTCCAGATATCGACGCAGCGTTAGAGGATTTATTGGGGTAA